A region of Pseudomonas marginalis DNA encodes the following proteins:
- a CDS encoding HAD family hydrolase: MSDLQFIWFDFGGVLSPPIPALFEQYQVKTGLAPHVLQQAMGDVADELGVPMLAPVESALLTEREWGERLAQALRRRDPQVDLSRAHLHTFGAQWFAGVPANAPLVAAVRALKRSGFRVGILTNNVVEWERHWRAMVGLDEVVDLIVDSSQERSRKPEPAFFQVATARSGVAPQHSLLIDDVAENIDAAAALGWQVLHFIDNHQALAQLQRLTAVSLLQPAVEPA; this comes from the coding sequence ATGAGCGACCTGCAATTTATCTGGTTCGATTTCGGTGGCGTGCTGTCGCCGCCGATTCCGGCGCTGTTCGAGCAATACCAGGTCAAGACCGGCCTGGCTCCACACGTGCTGCAACAGGCCATGGGCGATGTGGCCGATGAGTTGGGCGTGCCAATGCTCGCGCCGGTGGAGAGTGCCTTGCTCACCGAGCGCGAGTGGGGCGAGCGCCTGGCGCAGGCCCTGCGTCGCCGTGACCCGCAGGTCGATTTATCCCGCGCTCACCTGCACACCTTCGGCGCGCAATGGTTCGCCGGGGTGCCGGCCAATGCGCCGCTGGTGGCCGCCGTGCGCGCACTCAAGCGTTCCGGTTTTCGCGTCGGCATCCTCACCAACAACGTGGTGGAGTGGGAGCGGCATTGGCGGGCGATGGTGGGCCTGGATGAGGTGGTGGACCTGATCGTCGATTCCAGCCAGGAGCGCAGCCGCAAGCCGGAGCCGGCGTTCTTCCAGGTGGCGACCGCGCGCTCGGGCGTCGCGCCGCAGCACAGCCTGTTGATCGACGACGTCGCGGAAAACATCGACGCCGCCGCCGCGCTTGGCTGGCAAGTGCTGCACTTCATCGACAACCACCAGGCGCTCGCCCAGCTGCAGCGCCTCACCGCTGTCAGCCTGTTGCAACCTGCCGTGGAGCCTGCCTGA
- a CDS encoding MFS transporter, with protein MKTTFADTALLTIILLAIFVVPSSISGTALALPAIGADIQAPLTSLQWVVNAFNLAFACFTLAWGALADRLGRKRCFVAGASLYVVASVLSAVAESAWLLDAARGLAGIGAAAIFSCGIAILSTHFSGPARLRAFALFGTVAGLGVSLGPTLSGLLLDSVGWRAIFWAHGVTLVIVLLGSPLITRDGVLAEHTARFDVPGATLFVLALLALMVAIVQGSQWGWSSRGVLGLVAVAVVLLAVFTWQERRHLQPMLDLSLLARGPFVGLALVTVAASFGFVTLLTYLPSYLFGVLQLSATHAGLAMLLLTVPMLFCPILAGKWAARGVSAIGILKASLIALLVGVVALALVSQVGVALWQLAVPLLLVGIGMGLSAGLVDGLALKTVPEQKAGMAAGLLNTFRLGSEAIAVALYGSLLATLLDSQLRGTLSRLAPDPATLQRWIDDVAAGNLTGSLQTLGAEQAGAVHSLFIGGYDSAFHGVLWALAVILLVLTVVVTWLVRPLREQERSEAQLATH; from the coding sequence ATGAAAACGACCTTTGCCGATACAGCTCTACTGACCATCATCCTGCTGGCGATCTTCGTCGTGCCCAGTTCCATCTCGGGTACGGCGCTCGCGTTGCCGGCCATCGGCGCCGACATCCAGGCGCCGTTGACCAGCCTGCAATGGGTGGTCAATGCGTTCAACCTGGCGTTTGCCTGCTTCACCCTGGCGTGGGGCGCGCTGGCGGATCGGCTCGGGCGCAAACGCTGTTTTGTCGCCGGCGCTTCGCTGTACGTGGTGGCCTCGGTGCTGTCCGCCGTGGCCGAGAGTGCCTGGCTGCTGGATGCGGCGCGGGGGCTGGCGGGCATCGGGGCGGCGGCGATCTTTTCCTGCGGCATCGCGATTTTGTCCACCCACTTCAGCGGCCCGGCGCGGCTGCGCGCGTTTGCCCTGTTCGGCACCGTTGCCGGCCTGGGCGTGAGCCTGGGCCCGACCTTGTCCGGCCTGCTGCTGGACAGCGTCGGCTGGCGCGCGATTTTCTGGGCCCATGGGGTGACCCTGGTGATCGTGCTGCTGGGCAGCCCGTTGATTACCCGCGATGGCGTGCTGGCTGAACACACCGCGCGCTTCGATGTGCCGGGTGCGACGCTGTTTGTGCTGGCATTGTTGGCGCTGATGGTGGCGATTGTGCAGGGCTCGCAATGGGGCTGGAGCAGCCGCGGTGTACTCGGCCTGGTGGCGGTCGCCGTGGTGCTGTTGGCGGTGTTTACCTGGCAGGAGCGTCGCCACCTGCAGCCAATGCTCGACCTGTCGCTGCTGGCGCGCGGGCCCTTTGTCGGCCTGGCGCTGGTCACCGTGGCGGCGTCGTTCGGCTTTGTGACCTTGCTCACGTACCTGCCGAGCTACCTGTTCGGCGTGCTGCAATTGAGCGCGACCCATGCGGGCCTGGCGATGTTGCTGCTGACGGTGCCGATGCTGTTTTGCCCGATCCTGGCGGGCAAGTGGGCGGCACGCGGGGTGTCGGCGATCGGCATTCTCAAGGCCAGCCTGATTGCGTTGTTGGTCGGTGTGGTGGCGTTGGCGCTGGTCAGCCAGGTCGGTGTGGCGCTGTGGCAACTGGCAGTGCCGCTGTTGCTGGTGGGCATCGGCATGGGCCTGTCGGCCGGGCTGGTGGATGGCCTGGCGCTCAAGACCGTGCCGGAGCAGAAGGCCGGGATGGCGGCGGGCCTGCTCAACACCTTCCGCCTGGGCAGTGAGGCGATTGCGGTGGCCTTGTATGGCTCGCTGCTGGCGACCTTGCTCGACAGCCAGTTGCGCGGCACGTTGAGCCGCCTGGCGCCCGACCCGGCGACCCTGCAACGCTGGATCGACGACGTCGCCGCCGGCAATCTCACCGGGTCCCTGCAAACCCTGGGCGCGGAGCAGGCGGGGGCGGTGCACAGCCTGTTTATCGGCGGCTATGACAGCGCCTTCCACGGCGTGCTCTGGGCGCTGGCGGTGATTCTGCTGGTGCTGACCGTGGTGGTCACCTGGCTGGTGCGCCCCCTGCGCGAACAGGAACGCAGCGAGGCGCAACTGGCCACGCACTGA
- a CDS encoding sigma-70 family RNA polymerase sigma factor, giving the protein MDPNALLKTRLIGQIFQQHYSWLCARLSYRTGCSHSAEDIAAETFLKVWMLPDPTAIREPRALLTTIAQRLMYESWRRRDLEKAYLQILADVPEHVHPSPQEQLILIESLLAIDRLLDGLSGQAKAVFVHSQLDGMTYTQISERLGLSLGRIHQLMTQALRACYLGLSE; this is encoded by the coding sequence ATGGACCCGAATGCTTTGCTCAAGACCCGCCTTATCGGCCAGATTTTCCAGCAGCACTACAGCTGGTTGTGCGCGCGTTTGTCGTACCGCACCGGTTGCAGCCACAGCGCCGAGGACATCGCCGCCGAGACCTTCCTCAAGGTCTGGATGCTGCCCGACCCCACGGCCATTCGCGAACCGCGCGCGCTGCTGACCACCATCGCCCAGCGCCTGATGTACGAGAGCTGGCGCCGACGCGACCTGGAAAAAGCCTACTTGCAGATCCTGGCCGACGTGCCCGAACACGTGCACCCATCACCCCAGGAACAACTGATTCTGATCGAGAGCCTGTTGGCCATCGACCGGCTGCTGGACGGCCTGTCGGGGCAAGCCAAGGCGGTGTTCGTGCACAGCCAGTTGGACGGCATGACCTACACGCAGATCAGTGAACGCCTGGGCCTGTCCCTGGGGCGCATCCACCAATTGATGACCCAGGCCCTGCGCGCCTGTTACCTGGGGTTGAGCGAGTGA
- a CDS encoding ScbA/BarX family gamma-butyrolactone biosynthesis protein has product MSEALAIRCENTVPRSMVHRAAVSEVFLTGAELVKEGHFRCSAQLPRTHSYFSEHTHRAAHYDMLLLLEVFRQASIYISHAFLDVSAQDKFIYLDSVTRVTDRSLLVVGDRPASAEIDVYVVDEYLRHGERSGVTLNMSLSINGEVAARHERMSIRWMSGAAWNKMRARGLAAIPANADPLAQLPPPLSPSAVGRHWLNNVVLGRELEQGAATLVAPLIVDLNNPAIFDHPLDHIPGMLLLEGFRQVALVAADRQLQVGPEQLLLSRCHVVFTRFGEFGLPTQVRADLTSLARDEHGRITLALEVEQGGAVIATAELELLPLVASQPLALVAGGVR; this is encoded by the coding sequence ATGTCTGAAGCCCTGGCTATTCGTTGCGAAAACACCGTGCCGCGCAGCATGGTGCACCGTGCCGCCGTCAGCGAAGTGTTCCTGACCGGCGCGGAACTGGTAAAGGAAGGACACTTTCGCTGCAGCGCCCAACTACCGCGTACCCACAGTTACTTCAGTGAACATACCCACCGCGCCGCCCACTACGACATGCTGTTATTGCTGGAAGTATTCCGCCAGGCGTCAATTTATATCTCCCATGCGTTCCTCGACGTCAGCGCCCAGGACAAGTTTATCTACCTGGACAGTGTGACCCGCGTGACCGACCGGAGTTTATTGGTGGTGGGGGATCGTCCGGCATCCGCCGAAATCGATGTCTACGTGGTGGATGAATACCTGCGCCACGGCGAGCGCAGTGGCGTGACCCTGAACATGTCCCTGAGCATCAATGGCGAAGTGGCTGCACGCCACGAACGCATGAGCATTCGCTGGATGAGCGGCGCGGCCTGGAACAAGATGCGTGCCCGTGGCCTGGCGGCGATTCCCGCCAACGCCGACCCATTGGCACAGTTGCCGCCACCCTTGAGTCCATCCGCCGTAGGGCGTCACTGGCTGAACAATGTGGTGCTCGGCCGTGAACTGGAGCAGGGCGCCGCGACGCTGGTGGCGCCGCTGATCGTCGATCTGAACAATCCGGCGATCTTCGACCACCCCCTCGACCATATCCCCGGCATGCTGTTGCTCGAAGGCTTCCGCCAAGTGGCGCTGGTGGCGGCGGACCGGCAGTTGCAGGTGGGCCCCGAGCAGTTGCTGTTATCTCGCTGCCATGTGGTGTTCACCCGCTTCGGTGAGTTTGGTTTGCCAACCCAGGTCCGTGCGGACCTGACCTCCCTGGCCCGCGACGAACACGGTCGCATCACCCTGGCGCTGGAGGTCGAGCAGGGCGGCGCGGTGATTGCCACCGCTGAGCTGGAGTTGCTGCCGCTGGTCGCCAGCCAACCCTTGGCCCTGGTGGCGGGAGGTGTGCGATGA
- a CDS encoding GlxA family transcriptional regulator, translating to MNPRPVTGLVFVLLDQFTLISLASAVEPLRMANQLSGQELYRWHTASVDGHPVWASDGMPITPDCSIAAAPSADIVVVCGGTGIQHTLSDELMKWLRTQARYSKRLGGICTGSWVLARAGLLDGFECSVHWEWLAAMQEAFPRVSLSASVFTLDRDRLTSSGGTAPMDMMLHLIGREHGHELSAAISDMFVYERMRNEQDHQRVPLKHMLGTQQPKLQEIVALMEANLEEPIDLDELAEYVALSRRQLERMFQKYLHCSPSRYYLRLRLIRARQLLKQTPISIVELALLCGFVSTPHFSKCYREYFGVPPSDERLVTAGEQAGMLRPMIRAVPVPMPMSALEQARGESTFASVRLKARR from the coding sequence ATGAACCCCCGGCCGGTCACCGGTTTGGTATTCGTGCTGCTGGATCAGTTCACCCTGATCTCGTTGGCGTCGGCGGTAGAGCCGCTGCGCATGGCCAACCAACTGTCCGGCCAGGAGTTGTATCGTTGGCACACCGCCAGTGTCGACGGTCATCCTGTGTGGGCCAGCGACGGCATGCCCATCACGCCGGACTGTTCCATAGCCGCTGCGCCCTCTGCGGATATCGTCGTGGTGTGCGGCGGCACGGGTATTCAACACACCCTGAGCGACGAGCTGATGAAGTGGCTGCGGACCCAGGCGCGTTATTCCAAGCGCCTGGGTGGTATTTGTACCGGCAGTTGGGTATTGGCCCGGGCGGGGCTGCTCGACGGGTTTGAATGCAGCGTGCATTGGGAGTGGCTGGCGGCCATGCAGGAAGCCTTTCCACGGGTGAGCCTCAGCGCCAGCGTGTTCACCCTCGACCGCGATCGCCTGACCAGCTCGGGCGGCACCGCGCCCATGGACATGATGCTGCACCTGATCGGCCGTGAGCATGGGCATGAGTTGTCGGCGGCGATTTCGGACATGTTCGTGTACGAGCGCATGCGCAACGAGCAGGACCATCAGCGCGTGCCGCTCAAGCATATGCTCGGCACCCAGCAACCGAAGCTGCAGGAAATCGTCGCGCTGATGGAGGCCAACCTGGAAGAACCGATCGACCTGGATGAATTGGCCGAGTACGTGGCCCTGTCACGCCGGCAGCTTGAGCGCATGTTCCAGAAGTACCTGCACTGTTCGCCCTCGCGCTACTACCTGCGGTTGCGGCTGATCCGCGCGCGCCAGTTGCTCAAGCAAACCCCCATTTCGATCGTGGAGTTGGCCTTGCTCTGCGGGTTTGTGTCCACGCCGCACTTCTCCAAATGCTACCGCGAGTACTTTGGCGTGCCGCCCAGCGACGAGCGCCTGGTGACGGCGGGCGAGCAAGCCGGCATGTTGAGGCCGATGATTCGCGCCGTACCGGTGCCGATGCCAATGAGTGCCCTGGAGCAGGCGCGGGGGGAGTCGACCTTTGCCAGTGTCCGGCTCAAGGCCAGGCGCTGA
- the gabP gene encoding GABA permease: MNSLISKDSNGQLAQGFKPRHVTMLSIAGIIGAGLFVGSGHAIAAAGPAVMLAYLFSGLLVVLVMRMLGEMAVANPDTGSFSTYADQAIGRWAGFTIGWLYWWFWVLVIPIEALAAGHILNQWFPQIDAWLFALLSIFLLVVTNLFSVSKYGEFEFWFAMAKVVAIIGFIGLGGAVLMGWIPEREASGLSRLMEEHGGFAPNGLSAVVGAFITIMFSFIGTEAVTIAAAESNNPAQNIARATRSVMWRIGVFYVLSIFVVISVVPWNDPLLASVGSYQRALELMNIPHAKLLVDVVVLIAVASCMNSSIYIASRMLYSLGKRGDAPSLMKKTSAASVPRAAVIASTILGAGVTLLSYFMPAGLFQFLLASSGAIALLVYLVIAVSQLRMRKVLQRRNVTLTFKMWLFPWLTWVVIVFICCALAVMLLTPEHRFEVSSTIGLALLISLVGVITARQPDRTQKSIPLASRP; the protein is encoded by the coding sequence ATGAATAGCCTGATTTCCAAGGACTCCAACGGCCAGCTGGCGCAGGGCTTCAAGCCGCGTCATGTCACCATGCTCTCCATTGCAGGCATTATCGGCGCAGGGCTGTTTGTCGGCTCCGGGCACGCCATCGCGGCGGCGGGGCCGGCCGTGATGCTGGCGTATCTGTTTTCCGGCCTGTTGGTGGTGCTGGTCATGCGCATGCTGGGGGAGATGGCGGTGGCCAACCCCGACACCGGCTCATTCTCGACCTACGCCGACCAGGCCATCGGCCGCTGGGCCGGGTTTACGATCGGCTGGCTGTACTGGTGGTTCTGGGTGCTGGTGATTCCCATCGAAGCCCTGGCCGCCGGGCATATCCTCAACCAGTGGTTCCCGCAGATCGACGCTTGGCTGTTCGCCTTGTTGTCGATCTTTTTGTTGGTGGTCACCAATTTGTTCAGCGTCTCCAAGTACGGTGAATTCGAGTTCTGGTTTGCCATGGCCAAGGTGGTGGCGATCATCGGCTTTATCGGCCTGGGAGGCGCGGTGCTGATGGGCTGGATTCCCGAGCGGGAGGCCAGCGGCTTGAGTCGCCTGATGGAAGAACACGGTGGTTTCGCGCCTAACGGCCTGTCGGCGGTGGTCGGGGCATTCATCACCATCATGTTCAGCTTTATCGGCACGGAAGCCGTCACCATCGCGGCTGCCGAGTCCAATAACCCGGCGCAAAATATCGCCCGGGCCACGCGCTCGGTGATGTGGCGCATCGGCGTGTTCTACGTGTTGTCGATCTTCGTGGTGATTTCCGTGGTGCCGTGGAATGACCCGCTGTTGGCATCGGTAGGCTCTTATCAGCGCGCCCTGGAGCTGATGAACATTCCCCATGCCAAGTTACTGGTGGACGTGGTGGTGTTGATTGCCGTGGCGAGCTGCATGAACTCGTCCATCTACATTGCTTCACGCATGCTGTATTCCCTGGGCAAGCGCGGGGATGCACCCTCGCTGATGAAAAAGACCTCCGCCGCGAGTGTGCCGAGGGCCGCCGTGATCGCCAGCACGATCCTCGGGGCTGGCGTGACCTTGCTCAGTTACTTCATGCCGGCCGGATTGTTCCAGTTTCTGCTGGCCAGCTCGGGCGCCATCGCCTTGCTGGTGTACCTGGTGATCGCCGTGTCGCAACTGCGCATGCGCAAGGTCCTGCAACGCCGCAATGTCACCCTGACGTTCAAGATGTGGCTGTTTCCCTGGCTGACCTGGGTGGTCATCGTCTTCATCTGTTGCGCATTGGCGGTGATGCTGTTGACGCCCGAGCACCGCTTTGAGGTGTCGTCGACCATCGGCCTGGCCCTGCTGATTTCCCTGGTCGGCGTGATCACGGCGCGGCAGCCCGACCGCACCCAAAAATCGATCCCCCTGGCTTCGCGCCCATGA
- a CDS encoding FecR family protein yields MSKQPLNDPVAEEAIGWLVQIQSGDFSPAQQQALDEWRGTSAHHRQVYAQLLAGLDQLKASPWRGRSSAQLLRSLEQPNSRRAFLRTSLCALGLAAGAGWGWRFEDAGQTYATGTAERRTWQLADGSTLKLNARSEVVSTLAGDAHSLELRTGEMLVNLLRPLQVKTRAAHISATTGRLMLSEQDGAMRLVTLDADAVLHFDGGAQQRVAMHQSTLFDHQRILTQVPMAATETAWLDGWLVVRNQTLASVVEAIRPYRKGIVRLDAAVAQLRVSGRFPLDDARQTLEALEQSLPIRVTQWGGVLVLIGARV; encoded by the coding sequence GTGAGCAAACAGCCTTTGAACGACCCGGTGGCCGAGGAAGCCATCGGCTGGCTGGTGCAGATCCAGTCCGGCGACTTCAGCCCCGCCCAGCAGCAGGCGCTGGATGAATGGCGGGGCACCTCGGCCCATCATCGCCAGGTATATGCGCAACTGCTCGCCGGTCTCGATCAGCTCAAGGCCTCACCCTGGCGCGGGCGCTCCAGCGCGCAGTTGCTGCGCAGCCTGGAGCAACCCAACAGCCGTCGCGCATTTCTGCGTACCAGTCTGTGTGCGCTGGGACTGGCGGCCGGCGCGGGGTGGGGCTGGCGTTTTGAAGACGCGGGGCAGACCTACGCCACCGGCACCGCCGAGCGTCGCACCTGGCAACTGGCCGATGGCAGCACCCTCAAGCTCAATGCCCGCAGCGAGGTGGTCTCGACGTTGGCCGGGGACGCGCACAGCCTTGAACTGCGCACCGGCGAAATGCTGGTGAACCTGCTGCGTCCGCTGCAGGTCAAGACCCGCGCCGCCCATATCAGTGCCACCACGGGCCGCCTGATGCTGAGTGAACAGGACGGCGCGATGCGCCTGGTCACCCTGGATGCCGATGCGGTGCTGCACTTCGACGGCGGTGCGCAGCAACGGGTGGCCATGCACCAGAGCACGCTGTTCGACCACCAGCGCATCCTCACCCAAGTGCCCATGGCCGCCACCGAAACCGCCTGGCTCGACGGCTGGCTGGTGGTGCGCAACCAGACACTGGCCAGCGTGGTGGAAGCGATCCGGCCCTACCGCAAGGGCATCGTGCGCCTGGATGCCGCGGTGGCGCAGCTGCGCGTGAGTGGCCGGTTCCCGCTGGATGATGCGCGCCAGACCCTGGAGGCCTTGGAGCAAAGCTTGCCGATCAGGGTGACGCAGTGGGGTGGGGTGCTGGTGTTGATTGGGGCGCGGGTGTAG
- a CDS encoding cytochrome P450: MNIAVIARPEVTVARIPQLDAPPAYQPASPANGLPRILLPSGHLAFHLTRYEHVQALLLDNRAIRAPCNEEDGASFLPTITPPELLLNNDIPDHGRLRKVVARDFSPSGVALLRDKVEHATHERLDVLQHQAPGADLFAHVLDHIPATVDCQLLGIPLSDREYYRPLSHTVQVASDADVPELLNQFWGVYNYLTDLVTGARPTDPDGLIQRFVATRADSEPPLNDKELVGILLGVLIGGDQNILTVLTKSVYTLLAAPELWQQLVDDPALIPEAVEELLRLIPLGTISTFPRLASVDLEGPWGLIPAGSIIYADAFAANRDPAAFPEPLAIRLDRKGARHLQFGYGMHNCMGAALARLEITTVLQILVQRFPNLRLAVPADQVPWVDGIILRRPARLPVHGFTST; the protein is encoded by the coding sequence ATGAATATCGCCGTGATCGCCAGACCCGAGGTCACCGTGGCACGCATCCCGCAGTTGGATGCACCGCCGGCCTATCAACCCGCCAGCCCCGCCAATGGCCTGCCGAGGATTCTGCTGCCCAGCGGCCACCTGGCCTTTCACCTGACCCGTTACGAACACGTGCAGGCGTTGCTGCTGGATAACCGCGCGATACGCGCCCCGTGCAACGAAGAAGACGGCGCGAGCTTTTTGCCGACCATCACGCCGCCTGAACTGCTGCTCAACAATGACATCCCCGACCATGGTCGCCTGCGCAAGGTGGTGGCCCGGGACTTCAGCCCCAGTGGCGTGGCGTTGCTGCGCGACAAGGTGGAACACGCCACCCATGAACGCCTCGATGTATTGCAGCACCAGGCGCCCGGTGCCGATCTGTTTGCCCATGTGCTTGACCACATCCCCGCCACCGTGGATTGCCAGTTGCTCGGCATCCCCTTGAGTGACCGTGAGTATTACCGGCCCCTCAGCCACACCGTGCAGGTGGCGTCGGATGCGGATGTACCGGAGCTGCTGAACCAGTTCTGGGGTGTGTACAACTACCTGACAGACCTGGTCACCGGTGCGCGGCCCACCGATCCCGATGGGCTGATCCAGCGCTTCGTCGCGACCCGTGCCGACAGCGAGCCGCCGCTCAACGACAAGGAGCTGGTGGGCATCCTCCTGGGGGTATTGATCGGCGGCGACCAGAACATCCTCACGGTGCTGACCAAATCGGTGTACACCCTGTTGGCGGCCCCTGAGCTGTGGCAACAATTGGTCGACGATCCGGCGCTGATCCCGGAGGCGGTCGAAGAACTGCTGCGCCTGATTCCCCTGGGCACCATCTCGACCTTCCCGCGCCTGGCCAGCGTCGACCTGGAAGGGCCGTGGGGGCTGATTCCCGCAGGCAGCATCATTTACGCCGATGCGTTTGCCGCCAACCGTGATCCGGCGGCGTTCCCCGAGCCCCTGGCGATCCGCCTGGACCGCAAGGGTGCGCGGCATTTGCAGTTCGGCTACGGCATGCACAACTGCATGGGTGCCGCCCTGGCGCGCCTGGAAATCACCACGGTGTTGCAGATCCTCGTGCAGCGCTTCCCGAACCTGCGCCTGGCGGTGCCGGCGGACCAGGTGCCCTGGGTCGACGGCATCATCCTGCGCCGTCCTGCCCGCTTGCCGGTGCACGGCTTCACTTCAACCTGA